Proteins encoded together in one Salarias fasciatus chromosome 17, fSalaFa1.1, whole genome shotgun sequence window:
- the grip1 gene encoding glutamate receptor-interacting protein 1 isoform X1 has product MERFMALLRLLSRRRRRRYRADDDYQEGYEDVYYYTSKYSTHLLNEGPYTKHSAGSRPPDGALAIRRQSIPDEFRGCTVVELMKKEGTTLGLTVSGGIDKDGKPRVSNLRQGGIAARSDQLNVGDYIRSVNGINLAKFRHDEIISLLKNVGERVVLEVEFELPPVSVQGSGVVFKNVEVTLHKEGNSFGFVIRGGAHEDRNKSRPIVITTIRPGGPADREGTVKPGDRLLSIDGIRLHGSTLSEAMSILKQCGQEATLLLEYDVSVMDSVATASGPLLVEVAKATGSSLGVALSTSMFCSKQVIIIDKVKPASIADRCGALHAGDHILSVDGKSMEFCSLAEATQLLSASCQTVRMEILPQHQARPALNAPQHVKVQRSPRPLPWETGGSAPILPPYHYNTYHPDQSGARSHNRHTNNPPLSHSFSPGSMSAYSLSSLNMSTLPRNMYPTSPRGTLMRRKAKKKDFKSSLSLASSTVGLAGQVVHTETTEVTLLGDGIMGFGLQLQGGVFATETLSSPPLIAYIDPDSPAERCGILQIGDRILSINGVPTEDSTLEETNQLLRDSSITAQLTLEIEFDVAESVIPSSGTFHVKLPKKPGVELGITISSPSNRKPGDPLIISDIKKGSVAHRTGTLELGDKLLAIDNIRVENCSMEEAVQILQQCEELVKLKIRKDEDNSDEQEVSGSIIYTVELQRYGGPLGITISGTEEPFDPIIISSLSKGGLAERTGAIHVGDRILAINSSSLKGKPLSEAISLLQQAGETVTLKIKKQGELSSPKSCVIGPGGELNPDSQDGEEEPVIMVAPPTSQRAFTTLPSVDSAVESWDGSNMDSSFTSPAPPFQSSPYSFHEWRNAKTVNSQSSSSARQRANPLSDLGLSDDDWDRPPLGGGCSLPSGLISDSRFTVGHDGTEPDQEENFWSQALEDLETCGQSGILRELEATIMSGSTLSLNHDPTPLRSTLGRQASFQERSNSRPQVTPRSNTLPSDPQRRAFAMRKMRQEVNEILNQNPVELHKLTLEKASDLEDFGFSVSDGMLDRGVYVNNIRPGGPAERGGLKAFDRILQINHVRTRDFDCCLVVPLIAESPNRLELVISRNPSSSSSSPSSLLANHADATTNNSHSPQPISSELEPSELTIGHGDDGGPIKWSQPGDGLGVGLGVGQVTNSSL; this is encoded by the exons atgaGGGGCCGTACACCAAACACTCAGCCGGGTCGCGGCCTCCCGATGGGGCGCTGGCCATCAGGAGGCAGAGCATACCGG ACGAGTTCCGCGGCTGTACGGTGGTGGAGCTGATGAAGAAGGAGGGCACCACGCTGGGCCTCACCGTCTCCGGGGGCATCGACAAGGACGGCAAGCCGCGGGTGTCCAACCTGCGGCAGGGGGGCATCGCCgccag GAGCGACCAGCTCAACGTGGGCGACTACATCCGCTCGGTGAACGGCATCAACCTCGCCAAGTTCCGCCACGACGAGATCATCAGCCTGCTGAAGAACGTGGGCGAGCGCGTGGTGCTGGAGGTGGAGTTCGAGCTGCCGCCCGTCT CCGTGCAGGGATCCGGCGTCGTCTTCAAGAACGTGGAGGtcacgctgcacaaggaggggAACAGCTTCGGCTTCGTGATCCGAG GCGGCGCCCATGAGGACCGGAACAAGTCTCGGCCCATCGTCATAACGACCATCCGGCCGGGCGGGCCGGCCGACCG CGAGGGGACGGTGAAGCCCGGCGACCGCCTGCTGAGCATCGACGGCATCCGCCTCCACGGCAGCACGCTGTCGGAGGCCATGAGCATCCTGAAGCAGTGCGGCCAGGAGgccacgctgctgctggagtACGACGTCTCCGTCATGG ACTCGGTTGCCACGGCGTCGGGTCCGCTGCTGGTGGAGGTTGCCAAGGCGACGGGCTCCAGCCTGGGCGTGGCTCTGTCCACCTCCATGTTCTGCAGCAAGCAGGTGATCATCATCGATAAGGTCAAGCCGGCCAGCATCGCAGACAG GTGCGGCGCTCTTCACGCAGGCGACCACATCCTCTCCGTGGACGGGAAGTCGATGGAGTTCTGCTCGCTGGCCGAAGCGACGCAGCTGCTGTCGGCTTCCTGTCAGACCGTCCGCATGGAGATCCTGCCGCAGCACCAGGCCCGGCCggccctgaacgcaccgcagcacg tcAAGGTGCAGCGTAgtccccgccccctcccctggGAGAccggaggctccgcccccatcCTTCCTCCCTACCACTACAACACGTACCACCCCGACCAATCAGGGGCCAGATCGCACAACCGCCATACAAACAACCCTC ccCTCAGTCACTCGTTCTCTCCAGGCTCCATGTCCGCCTACAGTCTCTCGTCCCTCAACATGAGCACGCTGCCCAGGAACATGTATCCCACAAGTCCACGGGGCAcgctgatgaggaggaaggccaAGAAGAAGGACTTCAAGAGCTCCC TGTCTCTGGCGTCCAGCACCGTGGGTCTGGCCGGGCAGGTGGTTCACACCGAGACCACCGAGGTGACGCTGCTCGGCGACGGCATCATGGGCTtcggcctgcagctgcagggcggCGTCTTCGCCACGGAAACGCTGTCCTCGCCGCCGCTCATCGCCTACATCGACCCCGACAGCCCCGCCGAGAG ATGTGGGATCCTGCAGATCGGCGACAGGATTCTGTCCATAAACGGCGTTCCCACCGAGGACTCCACTCTGGAGGAAACCAACCAGCTGCTCCGAGACTCCTCCATCACCGCTCAGCTCACGCTGGAGATCGAGTTCGACGTGGCCG AGTCGGTCATCCCCAGTTCAGGAACGTTCCACGTGAAGCTGCCCAAGAAACCGGGGGTGGAGCTGGGGATCACCATCAGCT ctcCCTCCAACAGGAAGCCTGGAGACCCGCTCATTATCTCCGACATCAAGAAAGGCAGCGTCGCACACAG GACCGGGACGTTGGAGCTGGGAGATAAGCTGCTGGCCATCGACAACATCCGGGTGGAGAACTGCTCCATGGAGGAGGCCGTCCAGATCCTCCAGCAGTGCGAGGAGCTCGTCAAGCTCAAGATCCGCAAAGACGAAGACAACTCGG ACGAACAGGAAGTGTCCGGCAGCATCATCTACACGGTGGAGCTGCAGCGGTACGGCGGCCCGCTGGGAATCACCATCTCCGGCACGGAGGAGCCCTTCGACCCCATCATCATCTCCTCCCTGAGCAAAGGAGGGCTGGCCGAGAG GACGGGCGCCATCCACGTGGGCGACCGCATCCTGGccatcaacagcagcagcctgaagggGAAGCCTCTGAGCGAAGCCAtcagtctgctgcagcaggCGGGAGAGACGGTCACCCTCAAGATCAAGAAGCAGGGCGAGC tgtCCAGCCCGAAGTCCTGTGTGATTGGTCCGGGCGGCGAGCTGAACCCGGACAGCcaggacggagaggaggagccgGTCATCATggtggctccgcccaccagccaGCGGGCGTTCACCACGCTGCCGTCGGTGGACAGCGCCGTGGAGTCGTGGGACGGCTCCAACATGgacagcagcttcaccagcCCCG CTCCGCCTTTTCAGTCATCGCCGTACAGTTTCCACGAGTGGCGCAACGCCAAGACGGTCAACAGCCAATCGTCTTCCTCCGCCCGCCAGAGAGCCAATCCGCTGTCGGATCTGGGCCTGAGCGACGACGACTGGGACCGCCCGCCGCTCGGAGG aGGCTGCAGTCTGCCCAGCGGCCTAATCTCTGACAGCAG gttcacGGTGGGACACGACGGGACCGAGCCGGACCAGGAGGAGAACTTCTGGTCTCAGGcgctggaggacctggagacgTGTGGACAGAGCGGCATCCTGCGAGAGCTGGAG GCCACCATCATGTCGGGCTCCACCCTCAGTCTGAACCACGACCCCACCCCGCTGCGCAGCACGCTGGGACGCCAGGCCAGCTTCCAGGAACGCAGCAACTCCAGGCCGCAG GTCACGCCCCGGTCCAACACCCTGCCCTCGGACCCGCAGCGCCGAGCCTTCGCCATGAGGAAGATGAGGCAGGAGGTTAATGAAATCCTGAACCAGAACCCCGTGGAGCTCCACaag CTCACGCTGGAGAAGGCCTCGGACCTGGAGGACTTTGGATTCAGCGTTTCTGACGGGATGTTGGACCGCGGCGTCTACGTCAACAACATCCGGCCAGGAGGCCCGGCGGAGCGCGGCGGTCTCAAGGCCTTCGACCGAATACTGCAG ATCAACCACGTTCGGACCAGAGACTTCGACTGCTGCCTCGTCGTCCCGCTGATCGCAGAGTCTCCCAACCGGCTGGAGCTCGTCATCAGTCGGaacccgtcctcctcctcctcctcgccctcctccctgctggccAATCACGCCGACGCCACCACCAACAACAGCCACTCCccccagccaatcagcagcGAGCTGGAGCCCTCGGAACTCACCATTGGCCACGGAGACGACGGCGGCCCCATCAAGTGGAGCCAGCCCGGGGACGGCCTGGGGGTGGGGCTTGGAGTGGGCCAGGTCACTAACAGCTCCTTATAG